One region of Cyanobium sp. M30B3 genomic DNA includes:
- a CDS encoding DUF3082 domain-containing protein, which yields MAAPQPAASPPASSAPEPQRRKGPLSYLSGALTAGLLAWLCLGLSRRLAVYYALHPPHYASAIAQSIATALKTLIVGMAFLATFSFAFIALGLSLVLVRSLVTGPTPAGDSDGKAA from the coding sequence GTGGCTGCGCCTCAGCCGGCAGCATCCCCTCCGGCATCGTCCGCCCCAGAGCCGCAGCGCCGCAAGGGGCCGCTCAGCTATCTCTCCGGCGCCCTCACCGCCGGCCTGCTGGCCTGGCTGTGCCTGGGCCTGAGCCGCCGGCTGGCCGTGTATTACGCCCTCCATCCGCCCCACTACGCCTCGGCCATCGCCCAGTCGATCGCCACCGCTCTGAAAACCCTGATCGTGGGCATGGCCTTTCTGGCCACCTTCAGCTTCGCCTTCATCGCCCTGGGGCTCAGCCTGGTGTTGGTGCGCAGCCTGGTGACCGGTCCCACACCGGCCGGCGACAGCGACGGCAAAGCTGCCTAA
- a CDS encoding ATP-binding protein produces MTLRWSDFITPSTLQLSPLLELLLEPVRCLQLQSQLQLGLQEALVNAVRHGNGGDPDKCLRIRRIETPNWLVWQVQDEGPGLPASARCAQLPERLDAEGGRGLFLIHHCFDDVRWSARGNRLQLAVSRRRSSGLNSVRLSGRGWGSPGR; encoded by the coding sequence ATGACACTGCGCTGGTCGGATTTCATCACCCCGTCCACCCTGCAACTCAGCCCGCTGCTGGAGTTGTTGCTGGAACCGGTTCGCTGCCTGCAGCTGCAGTCCCAGTTGCAGCTGGGTCTGCAGGAGGCCCTGGTGAATGCCGTGCGCCATGGCAATGGGGGTGATCCGGACAAGTGCCTGCGCATCCGCCGGATCGAGACCCCCAACTGGCTGGTGTGGCAGGTGCAGGACGAGGGCCCGGGCCTGCCGGCCTCGGCCCGTTGCGCCCAGCTGCCCGAGCGGCTCGACGCCGAGGGGGGCCGGGGCCTGTTCCTGATCCACCACTGTTTCGACGACGTGCGCTGGAGTGCCCGCGGCAACCGTCTCCAGCTGGCCGTGAGCCGGCGGCGAAGCAGTGGCCTGAACAGCGTCCGCCTCAGCGGCCGTGGCTGGGGCAGCCCGGGTCGCTGA
- a CDS encoding methyltransferase domain-containing protein, with amino-acid sequence MADQLTKLAYQTLQQGKALFGITHKEVSSKLMQLLAPEGSPRFEPVPDQLLADLRQAMQTLQERDWQEAEQGLYPASLLFDAPWLDWASRYPLVWLDMPATWNRRRQRNVRDLPRDVDQRAYPDYYLQNFHHQTDGYLSDHSASLYDLQVEILFNGTADPMRRRVLAPLLRGLKAFADRAPAQIRVLDVATGTGRTLRQLRAALPHAQLVGLDLSTAYLRQANRWLSELPGELPQLVQGNGEAMPFADASVQGITCVFLLHELPGEARQNVINACYRLLEPGGVLVLADSIQLADSPQFSTVMDNFRRGFHEPYYRDYIGDDIEARLGQAGFEAITAETHFMTRVWSARKRALAD; translated from the coding sequence ATGGCTGATCAGCTCACCAAGCTGGCGTACCAGACCCTCCAGCAGGGCAAAGCGCTGTTCGGCATCACCCACAAGGAGGTGAGCAGCAAGCTGATGCAACTGCTGGCGCCCGAGGGCAGCCCACGCTTCGAGCCGGTGCCCGACCAGCTGCTGGCCGATCTGCGTCAGGCCATGCAGACCCTCCAGGAGCGGGACTGGCAGGAGGCGGAACAGGGGCTTTACCCGGCCTCGCTGCTGTTCGACGCCCCCTGGCTGGACTGGGCCAGCCGCTATCCCCTGGTGTGGCTGGACATGCCGGCCACCTGGAACCGGCGGCGCCAGCGCAACGTGCGGGATCTGCCCCGGGATGTGGACCAGCGCGCCTACCCCGACTACTACCTGCAGAACTTCCACCACCAGACCGACGGCTACCTCAGCGACCACTCCGCCTCCCTCTACGACCTGCAGGTGGAGATCCTCTTCAATGGCACCGCCGACCCGATGCGGCGGCGGGTGCTTGCTCCCCTGCTGCGCGGGCTGAAGGCCTTTGCGGATCGGGCCCCCGCCCAGATCCGCGTGCTGGATGTGGCCACCGGCACCGGCCGCACCCTGCGCCAGCTGCGCGCTGCCCTGCCCCATGCCCAGCTGGTGGGGCTGGATCTCTCCACGGCCTACCTGCGCCAGGCCAACCGCTGGCTGTCCGAACTGCCCGGCGAACTGCCCCAGCTGGTGCAGGGCAATGGCGAGGCGATGCCGTTCGCCGACGCCAGTGTGCAGGGGATCACCTGCGTGTTCCTGCTGCATGAGCTGCCCGGCGAGGCCCGCCAGAACGTGATCAACGCCTGCTACAGGCTGCTGGAACCCGGTGGCGTGCTGGTGCTGGCCGACTCCATCCAGCTGGCGGATTCACCCCAGTTCTCCACCGTGATGGACAACTTCCGTCGCGGCTTCCACGAGCCCTACTACCGCGACTACATCGGCGACGACATCGAGGCTCGCCTTGGCCAGGCCGGCTTCGAGGCGATCACCGCCGAAACCCACTTCATGACCCGGGTGTGGTCGGCGCGCAAGCGCGCCCTGGCCGATTAG
- a CDS encoding AI-2E family transporter yields MSFGQWLGLLALVAALLLLWSLRETLILVFAAIVLAMALCTLVGMVRQRLGCSRGLAVLLSLLLVVLVAAVVGTAVIPPFVEQFGELISKMPAAATTLLDLVRGWLQSASQMLYGGPAAELGWLRDGLFRAGEPPNLGGGALRLLGVAGGLGSGLLQLLFVVAVALMVTIQPTHYRDVAILLVPSFYRRRFAAVLSQCGEALSAWMVGVLISSLAVGTLAAIGLSLLGVKLVAANAVLAGVLNVIPNVGPTLSTVFPMSVALLESPWKSLAVLVLYVVVQNLESYLITPSVMHHQLKLLPGLTLTAQLVFTLVFGPLGLLLALPLAVCLQVIVREVVIHDLLDPWKRRRSSL; encoded by the coding sequence TTGAGCTTCGGACAGTGGCTGGGATTGCTGGCGCTGGTGGCGGCCCTGCTGCTGCTCTGGAGCCTGCGCGAGACCCTGATCCTGGTGTTCGCCGCCATCGTGCTGGCGATGGCCCTCTGCACCCTGGTGGGCATGGTGCGCCAGCGCCTGGGCTGTTCACGCGGCCTGGCGGTGCTGCTCTCGCTGCTGCTGGTGGTGCTGGTGGCGGCCGTGGTCGGCACCGCCGTGATTCCTCCGTTCGTGGAGCAGTTCGGTGAACTGATCAGCAAGATGCCCGCGGCGGCCACCACGCTGCTCGACCTGGTGCGCGGCTGGCTGCAATCCGCCAGCCAGATGCTCTACGGCGGCCCGGCCGCCGAACTGGGCTGGCTGCGCGATGGCCTGTTCCGCGCCGGTGAGCCTCCCAATCTCGGCGGCGGCGCCCTGCGCCTGCTGGGCGTGGCCGGCGGGCTGGGCAGCGGCCTGCTGCAGCTGCTGTTCGTGGTGGCGGTGGCCCTGATGGTCACCATTCAGCCCACCCATTACCGCGATGTGGCCATCCTGCTGGTGCCCTCGTTCTACCGGCGCCGCTTCGCGGCCGTACTCAGCCAGTGCGGCGAAGCCCTGAGTGCCTGGATGGTGGGAGTGCTGATCAGCTCCCTGGCCGTGGGCACCCTGGCGGCCATCGGCCTGTCGCTACTCGGGGTGAAGCTGGTGGCCGCCAATGCCGTGCTGGCAGGGGTGCTCAACGTGATCCCCAACGTGGGGCCCACCCTCAGCACCGTGTTTCCGATGTCGGTGGCCCTGCTCGAGTCGCCCTGGAAGTCGCTGGCGGTGCTGGTGCTCTACGTGGTGGTGCAGAACCTGGAGAGCTATCTGATCACCCCCTCGGTGATGCACCACCAGCTCAAGCTGCTGCCGGGCCTCACCCTCACCGCCCAGCTGGTGTTCACGCTGGTGTTCGGTCCGCTGGGGCTGCTGCTGGCCCTGCCGCTGGCGGTGTGCCTGCAGGTGATCGTGCGCGAGGTGGTGATCCACGACCTGCTCGATCCCTGGAAACGGCGGCGCAGCAGCCTGTGA
- the secF gene encoding protein translocase subunit SecF, whose protein sequence is MLSPVSKLQFRVNRQRRLLWTLSALALLLSVIGIAASWLSPAIRAPLRPGLDFTGGTQIELSRRCDPACAPLTPAGLEAAIRQVDLPAEPGSSAPDLRGVAAQLLDGGSQVVLRLPTLSPAQGQALVEALSPVVGDTVPGGLSIETIGPTLGSQLLRSSLMSLLVSFAGIALYISFRYDRVYAALALLCLGHDVLITCGVFAWLGLLAGVEVNSLFAVALLTIAGYSVNDTVVIFDRIREKRAALQGQSLADQADAAVQATLTRSLYTSLTTLLPLVALILFGGSTLFWFAVALSIGILVGAWSSISVAPTLLPLLSRR, encoded by the coding sequence ATGCTCTCCCCAGTTTCCAAGCTCCAGTTCCGGGTCAACCGCCAGCGGCGGTTGCTCTGGACGCTGTCCGCCCTGGCCCTGCTGCTCAGCGTGATCGGCATTGCGGCGTCCTGGCTGTCGCCGGCGATTCGCGCGCCCCTGCGGCCTGGCCTCGATTTCACCGGTGGCACCCAGATTGAGCTCAGCCGCCGCTGCGACCCCGCCTGTGCCCCCCTCACCCCGGCCGGGCTGGAGGCCGCCATCCGCCAGGTGGACCTGCCCGCCGAGCCGGGCTCCTCTGCCCCCGACCTGCGGGGGGTCGCGGCCCAGCTGCTCGATGGGGGCTCCCAGGTGGTGCTGCGACTGCCCACCCTCTCGCCCGCCCAGGGTCAGGCCCTGGTGGAGGCCCTGAGCCCTGTGGTCGGGGACACCGTGCCGGGCGGTCTGTCGATCGAGACCATCGGTCCCACCCTCGGCTCCCAGCTGCTGCGCTCCAGCCTGATGTCCCTGCTGGTGAGTTTCGCGGGCATCGCCCTCTACATCAGCTTCCGCTACGACCGCGTCTACGCGGCGCTGGCCCTGCTCTGCCTCGGCCACGACGTGCTGATCACCTGCGGCGTCTTCGCCTGGCTCGGGCTGCTGGCCGGCGTGGAGGTGAACAGCCTGTTCGCCGTGGCGCTGCTCACCATTGCCGGCTATTCGGTGAACGACACGGTGGTGATCTTCGACCGCATCAGGGAGAAGCGGGCCGCACTCCAGGGCCAGAGCCTGGCCGACCAGGCCGATGCCGCCGTGCAGGCCACCCTCACCCGCTCCCTCTACACCAGCCTCACCACCCTCCTGCCCCTGGTGGCCCTGATTCTGTTCGGCGGTAGCACCCTCTTCTGGTTTGCCGTCGCCCTCAGCATCGGCATCCTGGTGGGTGCCTGGTCGAGCATCAGCGTGGCGCCAACCCTGTTGCCGCTGCTCAGCCGCCGATGA
- a CDS encoding AI-2E family transporter, producing the protein MNRNLLGALALTVMGLLAWQLRWVLLILFGAVTLGVALDVPTTLLMRRCRLGRPLALLVVLALLVGLGLALGQVLVPELAEQVNQLRLLAPAVAQRLAELGRNVDWLPRLNAELDSFGRWERLQPIGGQLLGLAGGAANTTVQLLLMALLAVLFCLDPASHRRLLIALTPSFWRGRMAALLDRCREALGGWLAGMTLSALTVFLLTWAGLVILRVPLALLSALLCGLLTFVPTVGPTAATLLPLAVALLVSPARVLQVLVLRLILQNAEAFLLTPLLLRRTVNLLPTVALMAQLSLGALLGLPGVLLALPLVVVLQVVCEQVVVRDGMDRWT; encoded by the coding sequence GTGAACCGCAATCTGCTGGGGGCCCTGGCCCTGACCGTGATGGGGTTGCTGGCCTGGCAGTTGCGCTGGGTGCTGCTGATCCTGTTCGGGGCGGTGACCCTGGGGGTGGCCCTGGATGTGCCCACCACCCTGCTGATGCGGCGTTGCCGCCTGGGCCGACCGCTCGCCCTGCTGGTGGTGTTGGCCCTGCTGGTGGGCCTGGGGCTCGCCCTGGGGCAGGTGCTGGTGCCGGAGCTGGCCGAACAGGTGAACCAGTTGCGCCTGTTGGCGCCGGCGGTGGCCCAGCGGCTGGCCGAACTGGGCCGCAACGTGGACTGGTTGCCCAGGCTCAATGCCGAACTGGACAGCTTCGGCCGCTGGGAGCGCCTGCAGCCGATCGGCGGCCAGCTGCTCGGTCTGGCCGGCGGCGCCGCCAACACCACGGTTCAGCTGCTGCTGATGGCGCTGCTGGCCGTGCTGTTCTGCCTCGATCCCGCCAGTCACCGCCGGCTGCTGATCGCCCTCACCCCCAGCTTCTGGAGAGGGCGCATGGCCGCCCTGCTCGACCGCTGCCGCGAGGCCCTGGGCGGCTGGCTGGCGGGGATGACCCTCTCGGCCCTCACCGTGTTCCTGCTCACCTGGGCCGGGCTGGTGATTCTGCGGGTGCCCCTGGCTCTGCTGAGTGCCCTGCTCTGCGGCCTGCTCACCTTCGTGCCCACGGTCGGGCCCACCGCGGCCACCCTGCTGCCCCTGGCGGTGGCCCTGCTGGTTTCGCCGGCTCGGGTGCTGCAGGTGCTGGTGCTGCGGCTGATCCTGCAGAACGCGGAGGCCTTCCTGCTCACGCCCCTGCTGCTGCGGCGCACCGTGAACCTGCTGCCCACCGTGGCCCTGATGGCCCAGCTCAGCCTCGGGGCCCTGCTCGGCCTGCCGGGCGTGCTGCTGGCCCTGCCCCTGGTGGTGGTGCTCCAGGTGGTCTGCGAACAGGTGGTGGTGCGCGATGGGATGGACCGCTGGACCTGA
- the glnA gene encoding type I glutamate--ammonia ligase — MAKTAQDVLRQIQDEGIELIDLKFVDLHGKWQHLTVHKDLVDADAFTEGVAFDGSSIRGWKAINESDMAMVPDPNTAWIDPFYSHKTLSLICSIQEPRSGQPYGRCPRALAVKALAYLADTGIADTAYFGPEPEFFVFDDVRYSSGNGSSFYSVDSIEAPWNTARLEEGGNLANKIQLKEGYFPVAPNDTLQDMRTEMILTMAALGVPIEKHHHEVATAQHELGMKFAELISAADNVMIYKYVVRNVARKYGKTATFMPKPVFADNGSGMHVHQSLWKGGNPLFFGEGTYANLSQTARWYIGGLLRHAPSFLAFTNPTTNSYKRLVPGFEAPVNLVYSQGNRSAAVRIPLTGPNPKAKRLEFRSGDALCNPYLGFAAMLMAGIDGIKNQIDPGDGTDVDLFELSADELAQISTVPASLNGSLEALDADKHYLMEGGVFSEDFIDNWISMKYEEVQQLRQRPHPHEFTMYYDA; from the coding sequence ATGGCCAAAACAGCCCAGGATGTCCTCCGTCAGATCCAGGATGAGGGCATCGAGCTGATCGACCTCAAATTCGTGGATCTCCACGGCAAGTGGCAGCACCTCACGGTCCACAAGGACCTGGTGGATGCCGATGCCTTCACGGAGGGTGTGGCGTTCGACGGCTCCTCAATCCGCGGCTGGAAGGCGATCAACGAGTCGGACATGGCGATGGTGCCCGACCCGAACACCGCCTGGATCGATCCCTTCTACAGCCATAAGACCCTCAGCCTGATCTGCTCGATTCAGGAGCCCCGCAGCGGCCAGCCCTACGGCCGCTGCCCGCGGGCCCTGGCGGTGAAGGCGCTCGCCTATCTGGCCGACACCGGCATCGCCGACACGGCCTACTTCGGACCGGAACCGGAGTTCTTCGTGTTCGACGACGTGCGCTACAGCTCCGGCAACGGCAGCAGCTTCTACAGCGTGGATTCGATCGAGGCGCCGTGGAACACCGCCCGGCTGGAGGAGGGCGGCAACCTGGCCAACAAGATTCAGCTGAAGGAGGGTTACTTCCCCGTCGCTCCCAACGACACCCTCCAGGACATGCGCACGGAGATGATCCTCACCATGGCGGCCCTGGGGGTGCCGATTGAAAAGCACCACCACGAGGTGGCCACGGCCCAGCACGAACTGGGCATGAAGTTCGCCGAGTTGATCAGCGCGGCCGACAACGTGATGATCTACAAATACGTGGTGCGCAACGTGGCGCGCAAGTACGGCAAGACCGCCACCTTCATGCCCAAACCGGTGTTCGCCGACAACGGCAGCGGCATGCACGTGCACCAGAGCCTCTGGAAGGGCGGCAATCCCCTGTTCTTCGGCGAGGGCACCTACGCCAACCTGTCGCAGACCGCCCGCTGGTACATCGGCGGGCTGCTCCGGCACGCCCCCAGCTTCCTGGCCTTCACCAACCCCACCACCAACAGCTACAAGCGCCTGGTGCCGGGCTTCGAGGCGCCGGTGAACCTGGTGTACTCCCAGGGCAACCGCTCGGCTGCCGTGCGCATCCCCCTCACCGGGCCCAACCCCAAGGCCAAGCGCCTGGAATTCCGCTCCGGCGATGCCCTCTGCAACCCCTACCTGGGCTTTGCGGCCATGCTGATGGCCGGCATCGACGGCATCAAGAACCAGATCGACCCGGGCGATGGCACCGACGTGGACCTGTTCGAGCTCTCCGCCGACGAACTGGCGCAGATCTCCACGGTGCCCGCCTCCCTGAACGGCTCCCTGGAGGCCCTCGATGCCGACAAGCACTACCTGATGGAGGGCGGGGTGTTCAGCGAAGACTTCATCGACAACTGGATCTCCATGAAGTACGAGGAGGTGCAGCAACTGCGCCAGCGGCCCCACCCCCACGAGTTCACCATGTACTACGACGCCTGA
- a CDS encoding alpha-ketoacid dehydrogenase subunit beta, with translation MAETLLFNALREAIDEEMARDPHVCVMGEDVGQYGGSYKVTKDLYEKYGELRVLDTPIAENAFTGMAVGAAMTGLRPIVEGMNMGFLLLAFNQISNNMGMLRYTSGGNFTIPAVVRGPGGVGRQLGAEHSQRLEAYFHAVPGIKIVAVSTPTNAKGLMKAAIRDNNPVLFFEHVLLYNLSEDIPAGDYICALDQAEIVREGKDVTILTYSRMRHHCLKAVQQLEAEGVDVELIDLISLKPFDMATIAASIRKTHKVIVVEECMKTGGIGAELLALITEHCFDDLDARPVRLSSQDIPTPYNGALENLTIIQPHQIVAAAKALKAGQV, from the coding sequence GTGGCCGAAACGCTGCTGTTCAACGCCCTTCGCGAAGCCATCGACGAGGAGATGGCCCGCGATCCCCACGTGTGCGTGATGGGGGAGGACGTGGGCCAGTACGGCGGCTCCTACAAGGTCACCAAGGACCTCTACGAGAAGTACGGCGAGCTGCGCGTGCTCGACACCCCCATTGCTGAAAACGCCTTCACCGGCATGGCGGTGGGCGCGGCCATGACCGGCCTGCGGCCGATCGTGGAGGGCATGAACATGGGCTTCCTGCTGCTCGCCTTCAACCAGATCTCCAACAACATGGGGATGCTGCGCTACACCAGCGGCGGCAACTTCACGATTCCGGCGGTGGTGCGTGGCCCCGGCGGCGTTGGCCGCCAGCTGGGCGCCGAGCACAGCCAGCGCCTCGAGGCCTACTTCCACGCCGTGCCCGGCATCAAGATCGTGGCGGTGAGCACCCCCACCAACGCCAAGGGCCTGATGAAGGCCGCCATCCGCGACAACAACCCGGTGCTCTTCTTCGAGCACGTGCTGCTCTACAACCTCAGCGAGGACATCCCGGCAGGCGACTACATCTGCGCCCTCGACCAGGCGGAGATCGTGCGCGAGGGCAAGGACGTGACGATCCTCACCTACTCGCGCATGCGTCACCACTGCCTCAAGGCGGTGCAGCAGCTCGAGGCCGAGGGGGTGGATGTGGAGCTGATCGATCTGATCAGCCTCAAACCCTTCGACATGGCCACCATCGCCGCCTCGATCCGCAAGACCCACAAGGTGATCGTGGTGGAGGAGTGCATGAAGACCGGCGGCATCGGCGCCGAGCTGCTCGCCCTGATCACCGAGCACTGTTTCGACGACCTGGACGCCCGCCCCGTGCGCCTCTCCTCCCAGGACATCCCCACCCCCTACAACGGGGCCCTGGAGAACCTCACCATCATCCAGCCCCACCAGATCGTGGCCGCCGCCAAGGCCCTCAAGGCAGGCCAGGTCTGA
- a CDS encoding GUN4 domain-containing protein, with product MLSGPPVTAPATPEALLERFQAASTRQRRSLLPQLQRQAEALRPLISAHLMGLDATGDDWAAGFLIQLLLAPEGEDREAFLARYPSGWLATPSGQGVDYGPLQQALALEQYEQADRLTSAILRELAGAEAVRRGYVYYSEVPPMAAADLDSLDRLWVCFSRGRFGFSVQGRLLRACNGRWDRLWPRIGWKNGSQWTRYPGSFQWSIEAPEGHMPLVNQLRGVRLMDALLSHPALQQRINA from the coding sequence ATGCTTTCCGGCCCTCCGGTCACTGCCCCCGCCACCCCTGAAGCGCTGCTGGAACGCTTTCAGGCCGCCTCCACCCGTCAGCGCCGCAGCCTCCTGCCCCAGCTCCAGCGGCAGGCCGAAGCCCTGCGCCCACTGATCAGCGCCCACCTGATGGGCCTCGATGCCACAGGGGACGACTGGGCGGCCGGTTTTCTGATCCAGCTGCTGCTGGCCCCCGAGGGTGAGGACCGCGAGGCGTTCCTGGCCCGCTATCCCTCCGGCTGGCTGGCCACCCCATCAGGCCAGGGGGTGGATTACGGCCCCCTGCAGCAGGCCCTCGCCCTGGAGCAGTACGAGCAGGCCGACCGGCTCACCAGCGCCATCCTGCGCGAGCTGGCCGGGGCCGAAGCAGTACGACGGGGCTATGTGTATTACAGCGAGGTGCCGCCGATGGCGGCGGCCGATCTCGACAGTCTCGATCGGCTGTGGGTGTGTTTCTCCAGGGGTCGCTTCGGCTTTTCGGTGCAGGGCCGGCTGCTGCGGGCCTGCAACGGCCGCTGGGACCGGCTCTGGCCCCGGATCGGCTGGAAGAACGGCTCCCAGTGGACCCGCTATCCCGGCTCCTTCCAGTGGTCGATCGAGGCGCCGGAAGGGCACATGCCCCTGGTGAACCAGCTGCGGGGCGTTCGGCTGATGGATGCCCTGCTCAGCCATCCGGCGCTGCAACAACGGATCAACGCCTGA
- the secD gene encoding protein translocase subunit SecD, with the protein MARQQGWIALILALAIAAGALLSQFPLQLGLDLRGGSQLTLQVQPAGAITRVDKEQLEAVKEVLDRRINGLGVAESTLQTVGNDQLVLQLPGEQDPSRAARVLGTTALLEFRAQKSGTEEQMRSLLGLKRQAQAVLALRERRAGSDPSSPDGGQPPEPPPISADQLSASLREQGVTVPAGADETEQLRLLLETVNRRIVELFEPAALTGKDLASAGRQQQQSGAGWEVTLSFTRAGGEAFAKLTQSIAGTPRLLGIVLDGRSISEASVGPEFRAAGITGGSASITGNFSAEESRELEVQLRGGSLPLPLKVLEVRTVGPSLGAENVRTSLVAALSGLVLVAAFMLLTYRLAGLVAVVSLSLYGLFNLAVYALIPVTLTLPGIAGFILSLGMAVDANVLIFERIKDELRQGNTLIRSIDTGFSLALSSILDGQLTTLISCIALFSLGTGFVKGFAVTLAIGVVLSLFSALTCTRSLLRLLMGYPALRRSTYFLPRAELPTAA; encoded by the coding sequence ATGGCGCGTCAACAGGGGTGGATCGCCCTGATCCTGGCGCTGGCGATCGCCGCCGGAGCCCTGCTCTCCCAGTTCCCGCTGCAGCTGGGTCTCGACCTGCGCGGCGGCAGCCAGCTCACCCTGCAGGTGCAGCCCGCCGGCGCAATCACCCGGGTGGACAAGGAGCAGCTGGAGGCGGTGAAGGAGGTGCTCGACCGCCGCATCAACGGCCTGGGGGTGGCCGAGTCCACCCTCCAGACCGTGGGCAACGACCAGCTCGTGCTGCAGCTTCCCGGCGAGCAGGACCCCAGCCGTGCTGCCCGGGTGCTGGGCACCACCGCCCTGCTCGAATTCCGCGCCCAGAAGAGCGGCACCGAGGAGCAGATGCGCAGCTTGCTCGGGCTCAAGCGTCAGGCCCAGGCCGTGCTCGCCCTGCGCGAACGCCGTGCTGGCTCAGACCCCTCCAGCCCGGATGGCGGCCAGCCGCCGGAACCGCCCCCCATCAGCGCCGACCAGCTCTCCGCATCCCTGCGCGAACAGGGCGTGACCGTGCCCGCCGGTGCCGATGAAACTGAACAGCTGCGGCTGCTCCTGGAGACCGTGAACCGCCGCATCGTGGAGCTGTTCGAGCCGGCCGCCCTCACCGGCAAGGACCTGGCCAGCGCCGGCCGCCAGCAGCAGCAGAGCGGCGCGGGCTGGGAGGTGACCCTCTCCTTCACCCGGGCGGGTGGGGAGGCCTTTGCCAAGCTCACCCAGTCGATCGCCGGCACCCCCCGGCTGCTGGGGATCGTGCTCGATGGACGCTCGATCAGTGAGGCCAGTGTGGGGCCCGAGTTCCGGGCGGCCGGGATCACCGGGGGCTCGGCCAGCATCACGGGCAACTTCTCCGCCGAGGAATCGCGCGAACTGGAAGTGCAGCTGCGCGGTGGCTCCCTGCCCCTGCCCCTCAAGGTGCTGGAAGTGCGCACGGTGGGCCCATCCCTCGGGGCGGAGAATGTGCGCACCAGCCTGGTGGCGGCCCTCTCCGGCCTGGTTCTGGTGGCCGCGTTCATGCTGCTCACCTATCGCCTGGCGGGGCTGGTGGCCGTGGTGTCCCTCAGCCTCTATGGCCTGTTCAACCTGGCGGTCTACGCCCTGATTCCGGTCACCCTCACCCTGCCCGGCATCGCCGGCTTCATCCTCTCTCTGGGCATGGCCGTGGACGCCAATGTGCTCATCTTTGAGCGGATCAAGGATGAGCTGCGCCAGGGCAACACCCTGATCCGCTCGATCGATACGGGCTTCTCCCTGGCCCTCTCCTCGATTCTCGATGGCCAGCTCACCACCCTGATCAGTTGCATCGCCCTGTTCAGCCTTGGCACAGGCTTTGTGAAGGGCTTTGCCGTGACCCTGGCCATCGGCGTGGTGCTCAGCCTGTTCAGCGCGCTCACCTGCACCCGCAGCCTGCTGCGGCTGTTGATGGGTTACCCGGCCCTGCGCCGCTCCACCTACTTCCTGCCCCGGGCCGAACTGCCCACGGCGGCCTGA
- the psb28 gene encoding photosystem II reaction center protein Psb28 gives MGAAIQFFRGVDEPVVPDIRLTRSRDGRTGQAMFVFEEPQALAPETMGDITGMFMVDEEGELVTREVKARFVNGKASALEATFTWKSSSDFERFMRFAQRYADSHDLGFSGNEDQESGGAEAE, from the coding sequence ATGGGTGCTGCCATTCAGTTCTTCCGAGGTGTGGACGAACCGGTTGTGCCCGACATCCGCCTCACCCGCTCCCGAGACGGCCGCACCGGCCAGGCGATGTTCGTGTTCGAGGAGCCCCAGGCCCTGGCCCCGGAAACCATGGGCGACATCACCGGCATGTTCATGGTGGATGAGGAGGGCGAACTGGTGACCCGCGAGGTGAAGGCCCGCTTCGTGAACGGCAAGGCCAGCGCCTTGGAGGCCACCTTCACCTGGAAGAGCAGCAGCGACTTCGAGCGCTTCATGCGCTTCGCCCAGCGCTATGCCGACAGCCACGACCTGGGCTTCTCCGGCAATGAAGACCAGGAGAGCGGCGGCGCCGAGGCGGAGTGA